In Burkholderia sp. PAMC 26561, a single genomic region encodes these proteins:
- a CDS encoding GspE/PulE family protein — protein MREELVATEEVIAAIYAGKAVAAVKGGLRESSRAIGNFRDVIEAAHCQYGASDVHFEPREFESDVEVRFRVNGDLYTYEKLPKTIVRRALFAAYSDLVQRNTNSGNSFQPSAPQSAMIPLVVKTDTVNLRWQSSPLVGGYDVALRLLDGNFKNYNVLLPKDMGFEPSQLELIDTLNYVSGGITALTGETGSGKTTTLRALSYQIPDRDLKKQFAVNEPSEYPMPWLSDYSIIRRPDETDEEANRKYAEVIRTLMRQDPDDLTIGEVRDKVVMGLVAELALTGHPVRFSLHAGDIIAAIMRMAGGRLQLPIDELASEGFINAVGNQKLIPTLCDHCKIPAEDVMPKADLEVLRRKFGLDTSKMACRNMDGCVHCRLVGLTTRSGKVAGGTKRQSVVAELYRPTPEFLERVSHKDWAGARQVWRGSRKTGFDDGDMTGKTLYEHALYKVSRGLIDPQFVNRSMQGFSQYRVMPGVDGLMP, from the coding sequence GTGCGCGAAGAACTGGTCGCGACTGAAGAGGTGATTGCCGCGATCTACGCGGGCAAAGCGGTGGCGGCAGTGAAGGGCGGGCTGCGTGAGTCGTCGCGCGCGATTGGAAACTTTCGGGATGTCATCGAAGCCGCGCATTGTCAGTACGGTGCGAGCGATGTGCACTTCGAACCACGAGAATTCGAGAGTGACGTGGAGGTGCGCTTTCGTGTGAATGGAGACCTCTACACCTACGAAAAACTTCCGAAGACCATCGTGCGTCGCGCCTTGTTTGCAGCCTACAGCGATCTCGTTCAACGGAACACCAACTCAGGCAATAGCTTCCAACCGAGCGCCCCACAGTCTGCAATGATTCCGCTGGTCGTTAAGACCGATACCGTCAACTTGCGCTGGCAATCGTCGCCACTGGTCGGTGGCTATGACGTGGCACTTCGGCTGCTCGACGGCAATTTCAAGAACTACAACGTCCTTTTGCCAAAGGACATGGGGTTTGAGCCGAGCCAGCTTGAGCTAATCGACACGCTCAACTATGTGAGCGGCGGGATTACCGCACTGACTGGCGAAACCGGCTCAGGCAAGACGACGACATTGCGTGCGCTGTCTTATCAGATTCCCGATCGGGACTTGAAGAAGCAGTTTGCCGTGAATGAACCCTCCGAATATCCAATGCCGTGGCTGTCGGACTACTCAATCATCCGCAGGCCCGACGAAACCGACGAAGAAGCGAACCGCAAATATGCGGAAGTTATTCGGACGCTCATGCGTCAGGACCCCGACGATTTGACCATCGGCGAAGTGCGGGACAAGGTGGTGATGGGTCTAGTTGCAGAACTCGCGCTTACCGGTCACCCCGTGCGTTTCTCCTTGCACGCCGGCGACATCATTGCGGCCATCATGCGCATGGCCGGTGGCCGCCTGCAGTTGCCCATCGATGAGCTTGCTTCCGAGGGCTTCATCAACGCGGTCGGCAATCAGAAGCTGATCCCGACGCTCTGCGATCACTGCAAGATCCCCGCTGAAGATGTGATGCCGAAGGCGGACCTCGAGGTCCTGCGCCGCAAGTTTGGGCTCGACACGTCGAAAATGGCATGCCGGAACATGGACGGCTGTGTTCATTGCCGTCTGGTCGGGCTCACGACGCGCTCCGGAAAGGTCGCCGGCGGCACGAAGCGCCAGTCGGTCGTCGCTGAACTTTACCGTCCGACGCCCGAGTTTCTGGAGCGGGTGAGCCATAAGGATTGGGCGGGCGCGCGTCAAGTTTGGCGCGGCTCGCGCAAAACCGGGTTCGACGATGGGGACATGACCGGAAAGACGCTATATGAACACGCTCTTTACAAGGTTTCGCGCGGATTAATTGATCCACAATTTGTGAATCGTTCGATGCAGGGCTTTTCGCAATACCGCGTGATGCCCGGCGTCGATGGTCTGATGCCTTAA